The segment AAATTTAAGGTTTCAAATGGAATATGGAACTTCTTTTTAAGAAAACAATTTTTTAGAGGACTTTACCATGAAAATACTTGCAGTAAGCGACATACACGGTAAATATCACAAGATCTTAGATTACCTTAAAAATAATCATGTGGATATCATAATAATTGCCGGCGACATAACCCACTTTGGACCATCTGAACTTGGAGAGGAAATATTAAATGAAATAAGTTCTTTTAACATTCCAGTTTTTGCAATACCTGGCAACTGCGACCAGACCTGCATATACAATGAAATAGATAACTCCAACGCAGTAAATATACATGGAAGAAACGTGGTAATTAAAGATGTTGGTATCTGTGGTTTTGGAGGTTCCAATCCAACACCCTTTGAAACACCCCTGGAATTTGAGGAAGTCCAGATCTACGAAGAGGCTAAAAAAACCCTTGAAAGCATAAAGGACCAGAAAATAACCCTGTTTATAACTCATGCACCTCCAAAGGGAACCCGGGCAGATCTCCTGCCTTCAGGGGATCATGTTGGAAGTGAAGCCGTGAGAAAAATAATAGAGGAATTACAGCCCACCCTAAACATATGTGGCCACATACATGAAGCAAAGGGTGAAGACAGAATTGGGAAAACCTGTATAATTAATCCGGGTCAGTTATCTGCAGGTAACGCCTGTTTGATAAATATAGATGAATCTGATGGGGATGTTCAGATGAATCATGAAATCATAGACCTTTGATTAAGAAATGGATTGTTCACAATAACCTAAAATCCAAGTTTTAAATAGAAAATAATTTAAATAATGTTAACATAACCTATATTTTGTTTCAAGTTATTGTATAAAGCCTTTGTATTCTATTTGAGGTGAGAAATTGAAAATGATTATGGTTGAAGGAGAAGTAACCGGTAAAAGATATAGGGAACCCTTTTCAAAGGGAGTTCTTGCCAGGTCACTAACTCGGGCAGAGATGGATCCAAACAAGGCCTACACCTTCGCATCCAAGATAGAGGCTCACCTTAGAGAAGAAGGTATCGGTGTCATAAATTTAAATGATCTCATTGTGATCGTCCGTGAAAAGTTAAGGGAAGAAGATGAAGAGATAGCTGAAAAGTATGGAATGTGGAAAAGGATAAGAAAATGTAAAGAACCCCTTATAATACTTATCGGAGGAGCTTCAGGTGTTGGAACATCTTCAATTGCATTTGAAGTTGCAAACAGACTTGGAATAAGGAACATGATAAGTACTGATATGATAAGGGAAGTAATGCGTAAAATCGTGTCCAAGGAACTTCTTCCAACCATCTACGAGTCAAGCTACACAGCCTACCGTTCCCTTAGAATACCCCCACCACCTGAACTTGATGAGATTCTAATTGGATTCAGGGACCACGTTGATACTGTAAGTATAGGTGTGGAAGCTGTTATTGAAAGGGCCCTGAAAGAGGGTATAAGCATAGTTATAGAGGGAGTTCACATAGTCCCTGGCTTTATAAGGGATGATCTTGTAAACAGAAACAATGTTACAATGTTCGTACTAACCCTGCATGATGAAGATGTTCATAAAGGAAGATTTTATTCCCGATGCAGACAAATGTGGGCTAGAAGACCACTTAAACGTTATATGAACTATTTTGGAGCCATAAGAAGAACACATAAATATTTTGAAAGTCAGGCAAACAAACATCATATTCCTGTCATTGAAAACATTGATGTTACAACAACGATAGACTCCATAATAGAGGATATTACAAAGACCTATGGAAGTGAAGAAGATGTTGGAAAAGATAAAAGTTAAGGATGTAATGACAAAGGGTGTTATAACAGTTCCACCAAGTGAAGATGTTGTTTTTGCCTTTGAAAAACTCATGAAACATAAGGTAAGCTCCTTACCAGTGGTTGATGGTGATAAACTGGTTGGAATAGTCACAGCAACTGATCTGGGCCACAACCTTATACTTGACAAGTATGAACTGGGAACCACAGTTGAGAAGGTCATGGTGAAGGATGTTGTATGTGTGGACCCAGAAAAAAACCTTTTAGAAACAGTTAAAACAATGAATGACCATGGTGCTGAGGGTGATATAATAAATCAGCTCATTGTTATGGAAGATAAAAATATAAAAGGTATAGTATCCGATGGAGATATAATAAGGGCCATAAAAGTTTAAAACTTTTAAAGGACTTTTTTTTATATTCTTTTTATAGATAACTTTTTTTAAAAGATTTAGAATTTGAAATAACTTAAAATTCAGTATTTATTTTTAGATCAGCATTTGGGACGGGTTCAGCCACCTAAAAAAATATATTAAACATTCATCTATCTCAATAAAATCATTAATAAGATCATAAAATCAATAAGATCATCCTTTTTTTCAACAAGTTCCATTAAACATTTTAAATATGAAAAACCCCGATTTAAACTTGTAATAATTTTAAAAAAAAGAACTATAACTCCTATTTAAAAATAAAAAGTATAAAAAAAAGTATTTAAAAATTATTAAGAATGTTGATGTTTTGCAGTCCTATTGGGTGTTGCGGGGAGTTACTCTGGGTATGAATGATTGGCATACGCTGGGATATTTCTTTCCAAGTTCCATTTCCAGTTTTTCAATGATTTCAGCTTCGATTTCTTCACTTTCTTCAGTGGACACTGAAAAGCTGTTTCCCTCAAGCTTGGCCTTTATGAATTCTTTACCCATGCTTATCTCAAATTCTATGACTCTTCCTCCATCAACACTTCTTACAAGGTCCTCCATTATATTCTCACTTAACTTCAAGAGTTTCCTGCCTTCTGGTGTGTATATGTTTTCTTCTGTTGTAATTTTCTTTATAAGAAATGGTGCACAACCCTCTGTTCTTGCAGATTTTCTGTTTATCCAGAAGAGCACAGTCATCAACTTCTTGTGTGGATCCAGTTGGCTTTCAAATTTTAATGTTTTCATTCATGCAAACCCCCTAAAAATTTCCATAAATCAAGTTTTGTCCAATTGAAAGTTACTTAACCAATTTAATTACTTAAATGATGTCAAGTGGTTCCATTACAACACTATTCACATACCTCCTGCTGGTTAACGTCTTAAAATTATTGAAAGTGTAGTTCAGAGTTTTTCAGTCCATTTCCTTAATTTCACGGGCCATCTGTTTTCCAATTTCGTAGCAATGGTCGAGTTCATCTTCCTCAGGAAGGTAGTTCACCTCGTAGTCTGTGGAAACTTCAAATCCACATTTTTCAAGTTCATCTGCAAGTTTCTTCACAGCTCTGCCGCTCCAGCCCATTGAACCAAAGGTTGCAGCTTTTCTTTTAGTACCCGTCATTTTGAAGTTCAAACCCCGTAGGTAGAATATGAGATCCCCCACACTTGGGTAGGGTTCGTTGAACATGGTTGGAGCTCCAAAAAGCACTGCTTTGCTCTGGAGTATGTCCTTCACGATTTCACTTCGCTCATCCTCATGGAGGAAGTACATTGAAACCTTCACTCCTTCACTCATAAGACCTTCTGCAATTGCATGGGCCATCATCTGGGTTGATCCATGCATGGTGTCGTAGACAACAGTTGCCCTATCCTCACATTTTCCAGTTGCCCAGTCAGTGTAGGCACCTATTATCTGCATAGGATCCCTCCAGATCTGACCATGTGCAGGTGCAATTAACTTTATTTTATCGAGTAATTCCAATTTAGTTACTTCATCAAATTTTCTTAGTATAAGTCCTGAAAATGGGGTTAATAGGTTAGCATAGAACTTGCATGCCGCACCCATGAGCACATCTTCAGAGATTTCATCACTGAACCTCTCCATGAAACAGAGGTGCTGACCAAAGGCATCATTTGAAAAGAGAATCCCCTCCTCCATGAGCATTGTGAACATGCTGTCAGGCCAGTGAAGCATCTTAGCCTCGAGGAATGCAAGGGTTCTACCACCAAGATCAAGGGTGTCACCTGTTTTAACTGTGTGGAAGTCAACATCCTTGAGTGAAGGATAATGTCTTTTCAGGCCGTTAACAGCCACTGCTGTGCAGTAAACCCGTGCATCCGGGAATTTTTTGCACAGCTCTGAAAGGGCACCGCTGTGATCCTTCTCAACGTGGTTCTGGATTATAACATCCACCTTGAACTCCCGGTTTTCCTGTTTGAATGCATCCTCAATCCTTCCCCACATCTGAGCTGAGCTTCCAGGATAGGTGTTGTCTATAACTGCAACCTTATCCTCTCCAAAAACCATGTAAGCATTGTAGGTTGTTCCATTAACTGTGTATCCATGATAATTTCTCAGATCCCAGTC is part of the Methanobacterium aggregans genome and harbors:
- a CDS encoding metallophosphoesterase; translation: MKILAVSDIHGKYHKILDYLKNNHVDIIIIAGDITHFGPSELGEEILNEISSFNIPVFAIPGNCDQTCIYNEIDNSNAVNIHGRNVVIKDVGICGFGGSNPTPFETPLEFEEVQIYEEAKKTLESIKDQKITLFITHAPPKGTRADLLPSGDHVGSEAVRKIIEELQPTLNICGHIHEAKGEDRIGKTCIINPGQLSAGNACLINIDESDGDVQMNHEIIDL
- a CDS encoding 2-phosphoglycerate kinase, yielding MIMVEGEVTGKRYREPFSKGVLARSLTRAEMDPNKAYTFASKIEAHLREEGIGVINLNDLIVIVREKLREEDEEIAEKYGMWKRIRKCKEPLIILIGGASGVGTSSIAFEVANRLGIRNMISTDMIREVMRKIVSKELLPTIYESSYTAYRSLRIPPPPELDEILIGFRDHVDTVSIGVEAVIERALKEGISIVIEGVHIVPGFIRDDLVNRNNVTMFVLTLHDEDVHKGRFYSRCRQMWARRPLKRYMNYFGAIRRTHKYFESQANKHHIPVIENIDVTTTIDSIIEDITKTYGSEEDVGKDKS
- a CDS encoding CBS domain-containing protein, translating into MLEKIKVKDVMTKGVITVPPSEDVVFAFEKLMKHKVSSLPVVDGDKLVGIVTATDLGHNLILDKYELGTTVEKVMVKDVVCVDPEKNLLETVKTMNDHGAEGDIINQLIVMEDKNIKGIVSDGDIIRAIKV
- a CDS encoding FprA family A-type flavoprotein codes for the protein MKADAIKITDGVYWIGVRDWDLRNYHGYTVNGTTYNAYMVFGEDKVAVIDNTYPGSSAQMWGRIEDAFKQENREFKVDVIIQNHVEKDHSGALSELCKKFPDARVYCTAVAVNGLKRHYPSLKDVDFHTVKTGDTLDLGGRTLAFLEAKMLHWPDSMFTMLMEEGILFSNDAFGQHLCFMERFSDEISEDVLMGAACKFYANLLTPFSGLILRKFDEVTKLELLDKIKLIAPAHGQIWRDPMQIIGAYTDWATGKCEDRATVVYDTMHGSTQMMAHAIAEGLMSEGVKVSMYFLHEDERSEIVKDILQSKAVLFGAPTMFNEPYPSVGDLIFYLRGLNFKMTGTKRKAATFGSMGWSGRAVKKLADELEKCGFEVSTDYEVNYLPEEDELDHCYEIGKQMAREIKEMD